A single genomic interval of Pyramidobacter piscolens W5455 harbors:
- the rpsH gene encoding 30S ribosomal protein S8: MYVNDPIADMLTRIRNANMVYHESVDIPISKMKLGIAKILKSEGYIRNYKVLNDPKKPAGTIKVFMNYGPNRERVVQGLRRMSKPGRRVYVGKDKLPKVMGGLGIAIISTSQGLKTDAEARLLGLGGEVVCYVW, encoded by the coding sequence ATGTACGTTAACGATCCGATTGCGGATATGCTCACGAGAATTCGCAATGCGAACATGGTTTACCATGAGAGCGTTGATATCCCGATCAGCAAGATGAAGCTGGGGATTGCGAAGATCCTGAAAAGTGAAGGTTACATCCGCAACTACAAGGTCCTCAACGACCCCAAAAAGCCCGCGGGCACCATCAAGGTTTTTATGAACTATGGTCCCAACCGCGAGCGCGTCGTGCAGGGCCTTCGCCGCATGAGTAAGCCCGGCCGCCGTGTCTATGTCGGCAAGGATAAACTGCCTAAAGTCATGGGAGGCTTAGGAATTGCCATTATTTCTACCTCTCAGGGGTTGAAGACCGACGCCGAAGCCAGGCTGCTTGGCCTTGGCGGAGA
- a CDS encoding type Z 30S ribosomal protein S14, which yields MARKALKNKAALTPKFSTRGYNRCPICGRMHGYMRDFDMCRCCFRNLAREGKIPGIVKSSW from the coding sequence ATGGCGAGAAAAGCTCTTAAGAACAAGGCTGCACTGACCCCGAAATTTTCGACCCGCGGCTACAACAGATGCCCGATCTGCGGCCGTATGCACGGTTACATGAGAGATTTTGACATGTGCCGCTGCTGCTTCCGGAACCTTGCCCGCGAAGGCAAGATCCCTGGAATTGTCAAGTCGAGCTGGTAA